The DNA region GCTTGAGTTTTCGTTTTTAACAAAATCCTCATATTTTACATCTTCACCAGTTGCTTCATTGATCCCTTCGAGTAATTTATGATTTACACGATCAACAACATCATCACCTGTTTCATTAATTAAATAGGAAGTTGTAATGTTGTATGTATTTTTAGTATCTACACTTTTTACAACAGGATTTCCTTCGAGGCTTTTGGTTAAGGAATTTCTGAGTTTTTCTACATCAACGTTTTTATCAAAAGATACATTATAAGAATAACCCCCTTTAAATTCGACACCTAATTCAAATCCTCTGGTAAAGAATGAAATAAAACTAATTATTATCAAAGTAAGCGAGAAAATGTAGTTGTACTTTCTATGTCCAACCCAATCTATATTAATGTGTTTAAACGCTGTCTCTGTTATTTTACTTGAAAAACTCAATGCTTTTCCTTTGTTGATTGTCCACCAATCTATAATAAGTCTGGAGACCAACACTGAGGTGAATAATGAAAAGATAATCCCAATGATCAATACAATGGCAAATCCTTTAATTGGACCTAGACCGTAAATAAATAACACGATACAAGTCAATAAAGAGGTGACGTGTGAATCTATAATCGCAGAATACGAATGATAAAAACCTTTTTTAATTGCCTCTAAGTAGGTTCGGCCAGCAGCCATTTCTTCTTTGATACGCTCGTAGATAATAACGTTTGCATCAACCGCAATACCCATAGTCAAAACCAAACCGGCAATTCCAGGCAAGGTTAAAACAGTACCGAAGGAAGCAAGGGTTGCAAGAATAAACAACACGTTTAAAAACATGGCTACAATGGAAACAAATCCACCTCCGGTATAATAAACAACCATAAAAGTCAAGACGAGGAAAAACCCACCCAATATCGACCACAATGATTTTACAATATTTTCTTTTCCCAAGGATGGACCCACCAAAGACTCCTGAACGATTTTAGTTTTTGCAGGCAATTTTCCTACTTGCAAAATGTTTGCTAAATCTTTTGCTTCGTCGATGGTAAAGCTTCCTGAAATCTGAGAATTACCTCCCAATATTGGCTCCCGTACACTTGGGCAGGATACAACTTCATCATCCAATAAAATGGCGATTTCTCTTTTATTATCATTGGCTGCCCGGGTGGTCATATCTCCCCAAATCTTTGACCCCTTATTGTCCATCGCCAAACTTACCACTACTTCACCAGTTACGTTATCCGGATTTGCTGAAGCTCTGGCAATATGCTCTCCATCCAAAGGAGCTGAAGATGCTCCCGGACGTTTTTTGATAGCATAAACTGCATAGGTAGTTGAAGTGGCATTATCCGTGGTGTTTTTAATTGGTTTATGATCCAACCTAAATTCCATATCTGTTGGCAAAAATGCTTGTACTTCTTGCTTATTTACCAATTCTAAAAATCGACTTCTATTTGATTTTTCAACAGTTCCAATAATAGAATAAGCACCTGCTGCGCCTCCGGAAGGAGTGAAAATAGAGAGTAAAGGACCCTTATCAGACAATGGATCTGCTGTGCGGATTGTATCAGTACCTACTAAGGTTGAATCGATGCGATTTCCTAATGAATCCCGTTTATACTCGTATTTATCCTTTAAAGTATATTCATCTTTAATAACTGTAGAAGTATCTCCTTTTGCAAGGGCTTTCAATTTTTTATCTGCATTAATGATGGCTTCGTATACCCCCGGGTCAATGTTTCTATAAACTTCCCAGAACTCCAACTTGGCACTTGCCTGTAGGTATTTTCTGGCACGTTCCGGATTATCAATACCAGGTAATTCAACAACTATCATATCTCTGGCTTTATCCAAAGAGACGTTGGGTTGTGTAACTCCTAATTTATCTATACGGTCTTTAAGACGTTTAAAAGTTAAATCAACGGTTTCGTCCGCAATCTGACGAAGAATACGGGCAACATCAATATCCGAAGATTCAAAGTTGATCCTATCTTTCATGGTAGAACTGCGTGAAAACAAAACGGCTAGTTTCTTTCCACCAGATTCCTTTTGATATTCCTGAACAAAAAGAGTAATAAAATCCGTTTGGCTTGTTTTCATACGCTCAGAAGCGTTATGAATCGCTGTTTTAAAAGCGGGGTCCGGATTGTTATTGGATAAAGAAACCAACAATTCACTTAAATCAATTTGAAGAATGGAGCTCATGCCTCCTTTCAAATCCAGACCTAAAGCCAACTGCTGTTTCTTTAAATCGGAATACGTATACTCCTTAATAAGCGGAATCCTGAAAATTTTCTCACTTGAAAGTGAATCCAGGTATTTAATCCGATTTGCTTTTATCGCAGTTTGTTTTGCGAGATCATCCGTAATTGAAGCACTTTGTTCTTCAGCATACTGCTCTGCATCCCGCTCTACCTTGTTTGTTGGCAGGTAATAAATAAATTGCAAAACACAAACAAATATGATGGCGAATAAAAGCCACTTCACAATTCCTTTCTCAGACATATGTAAAAATTCTTAATTTTTTGGAAAACGTCGCAAATATAGTGCTTCCAAGTGAATTGAGATTGATTTTCAGGATTTTCCTATGGTTTATTTTAAAGCTTATTATTATTATGTACTTAATTTATAAGATATTATATAAATTTTTAAAACGTATATGTTCCGCGGAGGGTTAAATTTCTAGGGGCATTCAGAATTCCGGGTCTTACACTATAGTCTTCATTGAACAAATTATCCACATTTACCTGAAGGTCCAAATGGGTAAAATGATAGCCCATTCTAAAGTCATAAACCCTATATCCATGATTGTGGGTCGTTCGATAATCCTTTATCCCTTTAATAAATGCATTCAATTCAAACAACCAATCAACGGCATGCATATGGGATGCATAATTAAATGCCAGACCCATATACAAGGACTTATAGTCCACTTGAATATCCGATCGGAAGAGATGTTTAGAACGGTACTTCAAAATATTTTCATCAGAAGACGAGTTAGCAGCATTTTGTTTGGCCCTGGAAGCAGTATCCCGCCCATTGATAGGTAATTGTTTGCCTGCTAGATCAAATTCCAGATACTTTGGATTGATGTAGGTATATCCTCCTCCAAAAGTTAGTTTCACCTCACCAATTTGCTTTCTGGCCAATAATTCCAGCTCAAACCCTCTGATATCTGTATCCCCAATATTTCTGGATTGAAATTGCAATTGGTTATTCAAAACAAATTCCATCATGTCATAATAGCGCGATTGGAATACTGAAAAATCAATCAAGCCCTCCAGATTTCCAAATTTTAGCAATTGCTTAATTCCAAGCTCAAAGCTTGAACCTCGTTCTGAATGCAGATTTGGATTTGGGACAATGCTTAATCCTCCTGCTTTTGTGCTTATAAATTTTTCAGCTATGGTTGGAAACCGGTATCCCTGACCATAGGATCCCCTCAAATAAGTTGCTTTAAATACCCTGTAATTGAAACCAAATCGAAATAAAGTAGTGTCCTCTGTGACTTTTGGATCAATGGTTACTCCTGAAAGCGTTTCAGGTCCATTGATTTGATATGACTCGTATCGCAGGCCTCCAATTAAAATGAGCCGACTAAATAAACTTTTTTCAATCTGACCAAAGAAAGCCAGATTCCTGTGCGTAAAGCGGGCATCGCTGTATAGCTCAGCAATTGTCCAGGATTGGGTATACAAGGTTCCGGCTAAACATTGCAATCCCAATTTTTTAAACGATTTTCCAATTTGGTATTCTGTGTAAATATTGTTGCTTTTATTTTCCTGGTTATTGTCTGCTCCATTAAAAACATGATAAAATCTGGTTTTAAGTTTATGCTGGAACCCATTTTTGCTATCATAATTCAAAGAAGGATCTATTGTAAATCTTATTTTGTTACTCGAACTGGAAGATCCCGGCGCGCCTTCAAAATAGCCATTGTCTTTCCAATAGAAAAAACTTGAACTTTCTCCTTGATTATAATTTAGTCCTAAATTAAGGGTAAACCGGTCATGAATGCGTTTACGAACTAATAAATGGATCCGTCCATTTTTAGAATCATGTTCTTTGTTATACCCTGTTTTACTTGTAAAACTCATGCTTGCAGACAGATCAGCCCAGCTGTATCTTTTACGATGTACAAAATTTACAATTCCTTCATAAGGAATTGCCGCCACACTGTCTTTTCCCCACCATTGTTTTCCACTTGATGGATTTAAATAGACTTTTGGAACAAAAGAAATACTTGTATAGGGGTCCGAGCCAGGAAAATTGGTCCTGAAATGGATGATCCCATTCATTGCAGAGCTTCCATAAAGGGATGAAGATGCTCCTTTTAAAATTTCAATTTGCCCTAAATTTTCCAAAGGCAGATCATCCCAGTTAGGATACCCAGCATCAGGATTTAAAACAGGTAAGTCATCCAACAATAACAAAACCCTGCTTCCAGCTCCATAAGAATATCCAGATCCGCCTCTAATATTTGCCTGACCGTCAATGATCTGGACACCAGGTACCCGGTCTAACA from Saprospiraceae bacterium includes:
- a CDS encoding TonB-dependent receptor codes for the protein MTKKILYSGFIGFLLLNFLSAQTRTYSGKVVDIRNGAELQGVTVAASKLAVFTDDFGKFEIELPDSIRTLFFKMVGYKEFILSLNDQSDLMIELEPESYLLNTTVITSSRFEKPLEESPVSISVIKTSLTDRLSTNSCAQLLDRVPGVQIIDGQANIRGGSGYSYGAGSRVLLLLDDLPVLNPDAGYPNWDDLPLENLGQIEILKGASSSLYGSSAMNGIIHFRTNFPGSDPYTSISFVPKVYLNPSSGKQWWGKDSVAAIPYEGIVNFVHRKRYSWADLSASMSFTSKTGYNKEHDSKNGRIHLLVRKRIHDRFTLNLGLNYNQGESSSFFYWKDNGYFEGAPGSSSSSNKIRFTIDPSLNYDSKNGFQHKLKTRFYHVFNGADNNQENKSNNIYTEYQIGKSFKKLGLQCLAGTLYTQSWTIAELYSDARFTHRNLAFFGQIEKSLFSRLILIGGLRYESYQINGPETLSGVTIDPKVTEDTTLFRFGFNYRVFKATYLRGSYGQGYRFPTIAEKFISTKAGGLSIVPNPNLHSERGSSFELGIKQLLKFGNLEGLIDFSVFQSRYYDMMEFVLNNQLQFQSRNIGDTDIRGFELELLARKQIGEVKLTFGGGYTYINPKYLEFDLAGKQLPINGRDTASRAKQNAANSSSDENILKYRSKHLFRSDIQVDYKSLYMGLAFNYASHMHAVDWLFELNAFIKGIKDYRTTHNHGYRVYDFRMGYHFTHLDLQVNVDNLFNEDYSVRPGILNAPRNLTLRGTYTF
- the secDF gene encoding protein translocase subunit SecDF, producing MSEKGIVKWLLFAIIFVCVLQFIYYLPTNKVERDAEQYAEEQSASITDDLAKQTAIKANRIKYLDSLSSEKIFRIPLIKEYTYSDLKKQQLALGLDLKGGMSSILQIDLSELLVSLSNNNPDPAFKTAIHNASERMKTSQTDFITLFVQEYQKESGGKKLAVLFSRSSTMKDRINFESSDIDVARILRQIADETVDLTFKRLKDRIDKLGVTQPNVSLDKARDMIVVELPGIDNPERARKYLQASAKLEFWEVYRNIDPGVYEAIINADKKLKALAKGDTSTVIKDEYTLKDKYEYKRDSLGNRIDSTLVGTDTIRTADPLSDKGPLLSIFTPSGGAAGAYSIIGTVEKSNRSRFLELVNKQEVQAFLPTDMEFRLDHKPIKNTTDNATSTTYAVYAIKKRPGASSAPLDGEHIARASANPDNVTGEVVVSLAMDNKGSKIWGDMTTRAANDNKREIAILLDDEVVSCPSVREPILGGNSQISGSFTIDEAKDLANILQVGKLPAKTKIVQESLVGPSLGKENIVKSLWSILGGFFLVLTFMVVYYTGGGFVSIVAMFLNVLFILATLASFGTVLTLPGIAGLVLTMGIAVDANVIIYERIKEEMAAGRTYLEAIKKGFYHSYSAIIDSHVTSLLTCIVLFIYGLGPIKGFAIVLIIGIIFSLFTSVLVSRLIIDWWTINKGKALSFSSKITETAFKHINIDWVGHRKYNYIFSLTLIIISFISFFTRGFELGVEFKGGYSYNVSFDKNVDVEKLRNSLTKSLEGNPVVKSVDTKNTYNITTSYLINETGDDVVDRVNHKLLEGINEATGEDVKYEDFVKNENSSTHIASFSKVGPIIADDIKSSAYKAILLSLLVIFIYILFRFYKWQYSLGSIVALFHDTIVVLGAFSLFHGRLPFAMEVDQTLIAAVLTIIGYSMNDTVIVFDRIREFLRMDSDKSDKELVNAAINTTLSRTINTSLATMLTIILLFFFGGSSTKGFCFAMIIGIIIGTYSSICVAMPIVIDFTKNLKYTIKKETSKLTKQVAKV